The proteins below come from a single Gimesia alba genomic window:
- a CDS encoding DUF1501 domain-containing protein translates to MMNQRRFPCGNSRREFVWEMGAGFAGLALTSLLSKDGFFAQQAIAEEPPQSLNPTAPKEPQLKPRAKACIFLMMNGAPSQVDTFDYKPELEKYAGKQLPADKKFINSGGRKMGYLTPAWRKFRPGGESGLLVSDYFPEVRKHADKLCVLNSCHTDSHAHGSALVAMNTGKTLIGRPSLGSWCVYGLGTENESLPGYVVMLDKRGGPISGQPNWSSGFMPATYAGTLFRPVGDPILDLKGPKHISPAAQREQLDLLASINQRHLDARPGGQELAARINSYELAYRMQTATPDAVDLTQETEQTLKMYGIGEKPTDEYGRNCLIARRLVERGVRFIQLYSGGGHLEETWDAHESIEKNHGRHAGEVDQPIAALLTDLEQRGLLDETLVVWGGEFGRMPFSEGKNAPGRNHNPYGFSMWLAGGGVKGGTTYGETDEFGFEAVQNKVHLHDLHATILQMMGLDHERLTYFHQGRDESLTDVGGHVIHDILV, encoded by the coding sequence ATGATGAATCAACGGCGTTTCCCTTGTGGCAACTCGCGTCGCGAGTTTGTATGGGAAATGGGAGCCGGCTTTGCGGGACTGGCGCTGACAAGCCTGCTCTCGAAAGACGGCTTTTTCGCGCAACAGGCGATCGCAGAAGAACCGCCGCAATCACTCAATCCGACTGCACCGAAAGAGCCCCAACTGAAACCGCGGGCCAAGGCGTGCATCTTTCTGATGATGAACGGCGCGCCTTCGCAGGTGGATACATTCGATTATAAACCGGAACTGGAAAAGTACGCGGGAAAGCAACTGCCGGCGGACAAGAAATTCATCAATTCCGGCGGTCGAAAAATGGGCTATCTGACGCCGGCCTGGCGCAAGTTTCGTCCGGGTGGTGAAAGCGGTTTACTGGTCTCCGACTATTTCCCCGAGGTGCGCAAGCATGCGGATAAGCTGTGCGTGTTGAACTCATGCCATACTGACAGCCATGCTCACGGCTCCGCGCTGGTCGCGATGAATACAGGGAAAACATTAATCGGCCGCCCTTCACTGGGAAGCTGGTGCGTGTATGGTCTGGGAACAGAAAATGAGAGTCTTCCCGGTTACGTCGTCATGCTGGATAAGCGCGGCGGCCCGATCAGCGGACAGCCCAACTGGTCGAGCGGTTTCATGCCGGCAACGTATGCGGGAACCCTGTTTCGCCCGGTCGGGGATCCGATTCTTGACTTAAAAGGCCCGAAGCATATCTCACCGGCGGCCCAGCGCGAACAGCTCGACCTATTGGCAAGCATCAACCAGCGACACCTGGATGCCCGACCCGGCGGTCAAGAACTCGCCGCACGCATTAACAGTTACGAGCTTGCCTACCGCATGCAGACCGCCACTCCGGATGCCGTCGATCTGACACAGGAAACCGAGCAGACGTTGAAGATGTATGGCATTGGCGAGAAACCAACCGACGAGTACGGCCGTAACTGTCTGATCGCACGTCGACTTGTGGAACGGGGAGTGCGGTTTATACAACTTTATTCCGGTGGCGGCCATCTTGAAGAAACCTGGGATGCCCATGAAAGTATCGAGAAGAATCATGGACGACATGCGGGGGAAGTTGATCAGCCGATTGCCGCATTGCTGACTGATCTGGAACAGCGCGGCCTGCTGGACGAGACCCTGGTCGTCTGGGGCGGCGAGTTTGGTCGAATGCCGTTCAGTGAAGGAAAAAATGCGCCCGGTCGGAATCATAATCCGTACGGTTTCAGCATGTGGCTGGCGGGAGGCGGGGTCAAAGGAGGAACCACATACGGCGAAACAGACGAATTCGGTTTCGAAGCAGTACAGAATAAGGTGCATCTTCATGATCTACATGCTACTATTCTGCAAATGATGGGGCTGGACCATGAACGCCTGACATATTTTCATCAGGGCCGTGATGAAAGTTTAACAGACGTCGGCGGTCATGTGATCCATGATATTCTTGTCTGA
- a CDS encoding ROK family transcriptional regulator — MRTLVSSQPQILSQMNERMVLRVLRSNGPSSRAEVKRLSGVTAPTVSKAVSSLLKSGMLEEFDEAATSRGRPAKKLRLAEETAQVIGLVIDTPTCTLVATGLDGQIREQKQIEFKTPETYEALLDKVSEEISKLKSNNGVRTWGVGISLPGLQDSREGRSILSPNVPITNGQYVRKDLSERTGLECVVLQETDALCLAERHAGLASDIDDFAMLDASTGIGLGIFIEGRLFRGSSGLAGEIGHLPMVPDGVQCGCGRIGCLETVASDTALARLVSKRIGRDLDIHQILELVQAGDLNVTDDLNNVCSQLTFALATVINLFNPQVLFVHSYMFDMDSSLLDRLIENTEAKALTSSFRDCRIERARSSKQAGAIAGIIEHLTDSRISESNPHFLKVL, encoded by the coding sequence ATGAGAACACTGGTCTCTTCACAACCACAGATTCTGAGCCAGATGAATGAGCGGATGGTGTTACGCGTTCTGCGGTCAAACGGTCCCAGTTCCCGTGCTGAAGTCAAGCGCCTGTCGGGTGTCACGGCCCCCACCGTCTCCAAAGCAGTCTCTTCTCTATTGAAATCCGGCATGCTGGAGGAGTTTGATGAAGCAGCAACCTCGCGCGGGCGTCCTGCGAAAAAACTGCGCCTGGCAGAAGAAACCGCACAGGTGATCGGGCTGGTGATCGATACGCCGACATGTACTCTCGTCGCAACCGGACTGGATGGGCAGATTCGAGAGCAGAAACAGATCGAATTCAAAACCCCCGAGACCTATGAAGCGTTGCTCGATAAGGTGAGTGAAGAAATCAGCAAACTCAAATCGAACAATGGTGTGCGCACCTGGGGCGTGGGTATCAGCCTGCCTGGTCTGCAGGATTCGCGCGAAGGGCGTTCGATCCTGTCGCCCAATGTGCCGATTACGAATGGTCAATACGTCAGGAAAGACTTGTCGGAACGGACCGGCTTAGAATGTGTGGTGCTGCAAGAAACCGATGCGCTCTGTCTCGCGGAACGACACGCTGGTCTGGCAAGTGACATTGATGACTTCGCGATGCTGGATGCGAGCACGGGGATCGGCCTGGGTATATTTATCGAAGGCCGTCTGTTTAGAGGAAGCAGCGGCCTGGCAGGGGAAATTGGCCATTTGCCGATGGTCCCGGATGGCGTGCAGTGCGGGTGTGGCCGAATCGGTTGCCTGGAAACCGTCGCCAGCGACACCGCACTGGCACGGCTGGTTTCGAAACGGATTGGACGCGATCTCGACATTCATCAGATTCTGGAACTCGTTCAAGCCGGCGATTTAAATGTCACTGATGATTTAAACAATGTCTGCAGTCAGCTCACGTTTGCACTCGCAACCGTGATCAATTTGTTCAATCCACAAGTACTCTTCGTGCACAGCTACATGTTCGATATGGACTCCTCACTGTTGGATCGTCTGATCGAGAACACAGAAGCCAAGGCGCTCACTTCTTCATTTCGTGACTGCCGCATCGAGCGTGCTCGCAGCAGTAAGCAGGCAGGAGCAATTGCGGGAATCATCGAACATTTGACCGATTCTCGAATCTCGGAATCGAACCCACACTTCCTTAAAGTTTTATAA
- the rpiB gene encoding ribose 5-phosphate isomerase B, with product MTSPAPSEQPVKKIVIASDHAGYRYKRRIIEYLTKEGYQVEDFGTDSTESVDYPDFIFPAAKAVAAGEFDRGIVLGGSGNGEAIAANRIKGIRCAVCWNEKSARLARMHNDANMISMGERMVSMHDVYEIIDIWLTTPFEGGRHVRRIEKLDQ from the coding sequence ATGACTTCACCAGCTCCTTCAGAACAACCTGTCAAAAAAATCGTGATTGCTTCAGACCATGCCGGTTATCGATACAAACGCCGGATCATTGAGTATCTCACAAAAGAAGGCTATCAGGTGGAAGACTTCGGCACTGATTCAACTGAATCAGTGGATTACCCGGACTTTATCTTCCCGGCGGCAAAAGCAGTCGCAGCCGGAGAATTCGATCGCGGGATTGTGCTGGGAGGGTCCGGAAACGGCGAAGCGATCGCCGCCAATCGGATCAAGGGCATTCGCTGTGCGGTCTGCTGGAATGAGAAGTCAGCCCGCCTGGCGCGGATGCATAATGACGCCAACATGATCTCGATGGGCGAACGGATGGTTTCCATGCACGATGTCTATGAAATCATCGACATCTGGCTGACCACCCCCTTCGAAGGGGGACGGCACGTCAGACGAATTGAGAAACTGGATCAGTAA
- a CDS encoding N,N-dimethylformamidase beta subunit family domain-containing protein gives MKEMNSDRRKLLKGAVATSLASLAGNLSLEDAHAAKADPDLIHRENLKEGATDWQLTRVQLDKRAGFRSPKIEGYCSKQSVAAGDTIDIKVSTRPEQEFKIEIFRTGYYGGRGARLMKTIGPLQGKAQPVPKPGKKNLHECHWDSAVTLTIPDDWPSGVYLGRLSTLKDKTGYGYWQSYVVFIVKDDRPADILFQCSDNTWQAYNKWPSNYSVYTHPKGNQGPWADVSFDRPYAKYAQIYENPQSIGSGEWLCFEFPFAYWLEKHGYDVTYCSNSDMVTPDHGLKCKSFLSVGHDEYWDIKQYESVVKMRDAGVNLLFFSGNSVCWVTPLLDSTDGRPKRIMFRGGPYGGKYKYAEDRERDNGPFPFRGPDEGYLMGSRNVDPVNGGGDWVCELPDHWIFENTGMKKGDSIPGLIGWEYHGDPPKDIPGLEVVAKGTALQGGVNPQQWTATIYPGPKDNFVFNASTIFWCQDLASPPGHMLPWSHWSRPHGPDERVQQITHNIMRRAIS, from the coding sequence ATGAAAGAGATGAACTCGGATCGTCGCAAATTGTTAAAAGGAGCCGTGGCGACGTCGCTGGCGTCACTGGCAGGGAACCTTTCTCTGGAAGACGCACATGCTGCCAAGGCGGACCCGGATTTAATCCATCGCGAAAACTTGAAAGAAGGCGCCACTGACTGGCAACTGACGCGCGTGCAGCTTGATAAACGTGCTGGTTTTCGTTCTCCCAAGATTGAAGGCTATTGTTCCAAACAGAGTGTGGCTGCCGGCGATACGATTGATATTAAAGTCTCCACGCGTCCTGAGCAGGAATTCAAGATCGAAATCTTTCGCACCGGTTATTATGGTGGGCGTGGTGCCCGCCTGATGAAAACCATCGGTCCTCTGCAAGGTAAAGCGCAGCCCGTTCCCAAGCCGGGCAAGAAAAATTTGCATGAATGCCATTGGGACTCTGCGGTCACACTGACGATTCCAGACGACTGGCCGAGTGGCGTTTATCTCGGGCGTCTTTCCACGCTCAAAGACAAAACTGGCTATGGCTACTGGCAGAGTTATGTGGTGTTCATTGTCAAAGATGATCGGCCCGCGGATATTCTGTTTCAATGTTCCGACAATACCTGGCAGGCTTACAACAAGTGGCCGAGCAACTATTCGGTTTACACGCACCCCAAAGGCAATCAGGGACCTTGGGCCGACGTCAGCTTTGATCGCCCGTACGCCAAGTACGCACAGATTTATGAAAACCCGCAATCGATCGGTTCGGGGGAATGGCTCTGCTTTGAATTTCCGTTTGCCTACTGGCTGGAAAAGCACGGCTATGATGTGACCTATTGCTCCAACAGTGACATGGTCACGCCCGATCACGGCTTGAAATGCAAATCATTCCTCTCGGTCGGTCACGATGAATACTGGGACATCAAACAGTATGAATCGGTTGTGAAGATGCGCGATGCGGGTGTCAATCTATTGTTCTTCTCCGGTAACTCGGTTTGCTGGGTGACGCCGCTGCTCGACAGCACCGACGGACGACCAAAGCGCATCATGTTTCGTGGCGGACCCTATGGCGGCAAGTACAAATACGCCGAAGACCGCGAACGGGATAACGGTCCATTTCCATTCCGGGGGCCGGATGAAGGTTATCTGATGGGCTCCCGTAATGTCGACCCGGTCAACGGTGGCGGCGACTGGGTTTGTGAGTTGCCCGATCACTGGATCTTTGAAAACACGGGTATGAAAAAGGGAGACTCGATTCCCGGTTTGATCGGCTGGGAATATCACGGCGATCCCCCCAAAGATATTCCCGGTCTGGAAGTCGTGGCGAAAGGAACGGCGCTACAGGGCGGCGTGAATCCACAACAGTGGACGGCGACCATCTATCCCGGACCGAAAGATAACTTCGTGTTCAATGCCTCCACCATCTTCTGGTGTCAGGATCTGGCCAGTCCCCCCGGGCACATGCTACCCTGGTCTCACTGGTCGCGGCCGCATGGCCCCGATGAGCGCGTGCAGCAGATCACGCATAACATTATGCGGCGTGCCATTTCCTGA
- a CDS encoding M20 metallopeptidase family protein codes for MASFSLDQTEIRACYQALSKQLEQELSELEPALIDIRRTLHKNPEVSGEEKQTSQFICKTLRENGLTPQLMQNEIGVIADLTLGTPAPDAPLIAIRADIDALRITDQKEVDYCSHNPGVGHLCGHDAHTAIALGAALSSRRFTEIFESEWPDQGLRLRFIFQPAEEICMGARWMVEQGALENVAAIIGLHMDPEIAAGTANIRYGVMTAFCDEVHFEIHGLGAHAARPHHGNDPITTAAQLISSLYQNLPRAIDSRMPAVFTIGQITSGQAPNVIPETAVLKGSLRSTNDHARDVLHRRIDDIAEGIAKSTGTRIETLFKSPLPAVVNDTTISAALEQASRDVLGSEQVGLIDQPSMGGEDFSIYLQTTPGSMLRLGCAKPGQKTAFLHSPFFDIDERVLALGSRILLQTALLLSLNPQLIKKGC; via the coding sequence GTGGCATCATTTTCGCTTGATCAGACAGAAATCAGGGCCTGCTATCAGGCGCTCTCAAAACAACTGGAACAGGAACTCAGCGAGCTGGAACCAGCGCTGATCGACATTCGGCGGACCCTGCATAAAAATCCGGAAGTCAGCGGCGAAGAAAAACAGACATCCCAATTCATCTGTAAAACCTTACGTGAAAACGGGTTAACGCCCCAGCTAATGCAGAACGAAATCGGTGTCATCGCCGACCTGACATTGGGAACGCCGGCCCCCGACGCCCCTTTGATTGCCATTCGCGCCGACATCGACGCCCTGCGGATTACCGATCAGAAAGAAGTGGACTACTGCTCGCACAATCCGGGAGTCGGACATCTGTGTGGGCACGATGCCCATACTGCGATCGCATTAGGCGCCGCCCTAAGCTCCCGCCGTTTCACTGAAATCTTCGAATCCGAGTGGCCCGATCAGGGGCTGCGGTTGCGATTCATCTTTCAACCGGCGGAAGAAATCTGCATGGGTGCCCGCTGGATGGTGGAACAGGGGGCGCTGGAAAATGTGGCGGCAATCATCGGCCTGCATATGGACCCCGAAATCGCAGCCGGGACGGCGAATATCCGCTACGGTGTGATGACGGCGTTCTGTGACGAAGTTCATTTTGAGATCCACGGCCTCGGCGCCCACGCGGCTCGCCCTCATCACGGCAATGATCCGATTACCACCGCCGCCCAGTTGATCTCCAGCCTGTACCAGAATCTGCCGCGCGCAATCGATTCGCGGATGCCGGCCGTATTTACCATTGGACAAATCACCTCAGGTCAGGCGCCGAATGTGATTCCCGAAACTGCCGTCCTCAAAGGATCACTGCGGTCTACCAACGACCATGCCCGCGATGTACTGCACCGACGCATTGATGATATTGCCGAGGGCATCGCCAAGAGTACGGGAACGCGAATCGAAACGCTGTTTAAATCTCCCCTGCCCGCGGTCGTCAATGACACGACGATTTCGGCAGCACTGGAACAGGCATCGCGCGATGTGCTTGGCTCCGAGCAGGTGGGACTCATCGATCAGCCCAGCATGGGGGGCGAAGACTTTTCGATTTACCTGCAAACGACTCCCGGTTCCATGCTGCGACTGGGTTGTGCGAAACCGGGTCAGAAGACGGCCTTTTTGCATTCGCCTTTCTTCGACATCGACGAACGCGTTTTGGCACTCGGCAGTCGCATTCTGCTGCAGACCGCATTATTGCTTTCACTGAATCCACAACTCATCAAAAAAGGGTGTTAG
- a CDS encoding PSD1 and planctomycete cytochrome C domain-containing protein has product MTYQLLFPLLLTGFLSLCMTQTGETAERPPDFETEIVPLLINRCVECHQEQNKSGSLSLVTRAGFIKGGDSGTAVDLKSPLESHLLERVVDGEMPPEKQGRPQKLPDHEIKLLERWVSAGLPWPESRKIDLFERTTNMRAGRDWWSLQPIKRPIVPTLKTESQPANPIDAFILKRLEEKQIAPAPLADKRTRLRRLYYDVTGLPPTLEQITQFENDPSPDAWERRIDALLASPQYGERWARYWLDLVRYADTSGYERDQEKPFAWKYRDWVVDAFNSDLPYDRFILEQIAGDELPDRSKSSVIATGFLRLGTWNDEPNDPLDYQYDRLEDLVHTTSSAFLGMTVKCARCHSHKFDPITQEDYYRMASAFWAGPIAAGDRKLLGGPKPEQLGFPDVLGWTDLSSSPAPLHVLKNGEREHPLQAVTPASLSMLPKLERPFTSQPKDAATTHRRLQLARWITNPNQPLTARVFVNRLWMHHFGEGIVRSPNNFGFLADPPTHPELLDWLAAEFQSGGRTVKRMHKLILMSRTWQQSSLHPQAEEYQSRDAGNRLWWRAERRRLDAEALRDSMLARTGELDLRRGGPGFRPTISAAALEGLSTKSKAWQASPPEEQNRRSLYTYSKRGLLPPMMTTFDLCDSTQSCGKRDVTTVPTQSLAMLNNEFVHARSETLAREISQATSEPGEQVRQLWERVFARPPAAEEETLAVRHLAVQAAHFQKSQQPTTPEVLALASLCHVLFNSNEFLYLD; this is encoded by the coding sequence ATGACTTACCAGCTTCTGTTCCCATTGCTGTTAACTGGTTTCCTGTCTCTTTGCATGACTCAGACAGGTGAAACGGCTGAGCGCCCGCCCGATTTCGAAACGGAAATCGTGCCGTTGCTGATTAATCGCTGCGTCGAATGCCATCAGGAACAGAATAAATCGGGAAGCTTGTCTCTGGTGACCCGCGCGGGTTTCATTAAAGGAGGCGACTCCGGTACCGCCGTCGATTTGAAATCGCCGCTGGAAAGCCATTTGCTCGAGCGCGTTGTGGATGGCGAGATGCCACCGGAGAAACAAGGACGACCGCAAAAGCTGCCTGACCACGAAATCAAACTGCTGGAACGCTGGGTTTCCGCAGGTTTACCGTGGCCTGAAAGTCGCAAGATTGATCTGTTCGAGCGAACCACAAACATGCGTGCGGGGCGGGACTGGTGGTCTTTACAACCGATCAAACGTCCTATCGTTCCAACGCTCAAAACAGAATCACAGCCAGCGAACCCGATTGATGCCTTTATTCTCAAACGGCTGGAAGAAAAACAGATCGCGCCGGCCCCTCTCGCTGACAAACGAACGCGTTTGCGACGATTGTACTACGACGTCACAGGACTGCCACCCACACTAGAGCAGATCACGCAATTTGAAAACGACCCGTCGCCCGATGCCTGGGAACGACGGATTGACGCATTACTGGCGTCTCCTCAATACGGCGAACGTTGGGCACGTTACTGGTTGGATCTGGTCCGCTATGCGGACACCAGTGGTTACGAGCGCGATCAGGAAAAGCCGTTCGCCTGGAAATATCGCGACTGGGTGGTTGACGCGTTCAATTCTGATTTGCCTTATGATCGTTTTATCCTCGAACAAATCGCAGGCGACGAACTACCGGACCGCAGCAAAAGTTCGGTAATCGCCACCGGCTTTCTGCGATTGGGAACTTGGAATGATGAACCCAATGATCCGCTCGATTATCAATACGATCGGCTGGAAGATCTGGTACATACAACGTCGTCCGCTTTTCTGGGCATGACTGTGAAATGTGCGCGGTGCCATTCACATAAGTTCGATCCGATCACGCAGGAAGACTATTACCGGATGGCGTCTGCATTCTGGGCCGGTCCCATTGCAGCCGGCGATCGGAAACTGCTGGGGGGACCGAAGCCCGAGCAGCTGGGTTTCCCGGATGTGCTGGGATGGACCGACTTGAGTTCGTCCCCTGCTCCCTTGCATGTTCTGAAAAATGGAGAGCGGGAACATCCGCTGCAGGCCGTCACGCCGGCCTCGCTTTCGATGCTTCCGAAACTCGAACGTCCTTTCACTTCCCAACCCAAAGACGCCGCCACCACACATCGCCGACTGCAACTGGCCCGCTGGATCACAAATCCAAACCAGCCCCTGACAGCGCGGGTATTTGTCAATCGCTTGTGGATGCATCATTTTGGTGAAGGCATCGTCCGTTCGCCGAACAATTTCGGGTTCCTGGCCGACCCGCCGACGCATCCGGAATTACTCGACTGGCTCGCGGCTGAGTTCCAGTCGGGAGGCAGAACAGTCAAACGCATGCACAAACTGATTCTGATGTCGCGCACCTGGCAGCAGTCGTCACTGCATCCCCAGGCGGAAGAATATCAATCCCGAGATGCGGGAAATCGACTCTGGTGGCGGGCAGAACGCCGGCGTCTCGATGCAGAGGCGTTGCGCGATTCCATGCTGGCGCGAACGGGTGAACTGGATCTGCGCCGCGGAGGCCCCGGCTTCCGTCCGACAATCAGTGCCGCAGCACTGGAAGGGCTTTCAACCAAATCTAAAGCCTGGCAGGCCTCTCCCCCGGAGGAACAGAACCGGCGCAGTCTTTATACGTATTCCAAACGGGGTCTGCTGCCGCCGATGATGACGACCTTTGATTTATGCGACTCGACTCAGTCGTGCGGAAAGCGTGATGTGACAACGGTTCCGACACAATCGCTGGCGATGCTGAATAATGAATTTGTGCATGCGCGCAGTGAAACTCTGGCCCGGGAAATCAGTCAGGCAACCAGCGAACCGGGGGAACAGGTTCGACAATTGTGGGAACGCGTTTTTGCCCGACCGCCGGCGGCGGAAGAAGAGACGCTGGCGGTACGACATCTTGCCGTTCAGGCGGCCCATTTTCAAAAATCACAACAGCCGACAACACCTGAAGTACTCGCGCTGGCTTCACTCTGTCATGTATTGTTTAACTCGAACGAATTCCTGTATCTAGATTGA
- a CDS encoding DUF1559 domain-containing protein, translating to MLFTDNQSKRRSGFTLIELLVVIAIIAILIALLLPAVQQAREAARRSQCKNNLKQIAIGMHNYHDLHGVLPFGWDQRGASWSAMILPMIDQANVYNTLIFQESGNGNWDSGSANTDAAATHIPVLFCPSSPIKKHYSFNNIPDRATASYLGNSGSESTSDDASTKVSGTKSLEEVIQNGLFYACSSVTLRDIKDGTSNTFMLCEAQTDIEFGKDGQSMDHWVIGSPQTDPCGCNNGTGGTEFTEFVGSAYAKMNARRTDPSASGHIMELSYGSWHVGGGHIAYADGSVHFISENIDQTVYQGLSTRFGREVVTP from the coding sequence ATGTTGTTTACAGACAACCAGTCGAAGCGACGTTCCGGTTTTACATTGATCGAACTGCTGGTCGTGATCGCGATTATTGCCATATTGATTGCACTGCTGCTACCCGCCGTCCAGCAGGCCAGAGAAGCCGCCCGGCGATCACAGTGTAAGAATAATCTGAAACAGATTGCCATCGGCATGCACAACTACCATGACCTGCACGGCGTGCTCCCCTTTGGCTGGGATCAGCGCGGCGCTTCCTGGAGTGCGATGATTCTGCCAATGATTGATCAAGCCAATGTTTATAATACTCTGATCTTTCAGGAATCCGGCAATGGCAACTGGGATTCCGGTTCTGCGAATACCGATGCCGCGGCGACTCATATTCCAGTGCTGTTCTGCCCCAGTTCACCCATTAAAAAACATTACAGCTTCAATAATATCCCTGATCGTGCTACCGCAAGTTACCTGGGAAATTCCGGATCGGAATCCACTTCTGATGATGCTTCGACAAAAGTATCAGGGACGAAGTCGCTCGAAGAAGTGATTCAGAACGGCTTGTTTTATGCCTGCAGCAGCGTCACGTTGCGTGATATCAAGGACGGGACTTCCAATACTTTCATGTTGTGTGAAGCGCAAACGGATATTGAATTCGGTAAAGATGGTCAATCAATGGATCACTGGGTGATCGGCTCGCCGCAAACCGATCCTTGTGGCTGTAATAACGGCACCGGAGGAACCGAGTTCACCGAGTTTGTCGGCTCCGCTTATGCCAAAATGAATGCCCGCCGCACTGATCCTTCTGCCAGTGGTCATATCATGGAGCTTTCTTACGGTAGCTGGCACGTGGGGGGAGGCCATATTGCCTACGCCGATGGTTCGGTCCACTTTATCTCCGAGAATATCGATCAAACCGTGTACCAGGGATTATCAACCCGCTTTGGACGCGAAGTGGTGACACCGTAA
- a CDS encoding transthyretin-like family protein: MKLSVFSPRCVLSLSLLILSAGCGGSINADYSKLDLLDVSGNVTLDGQPLSGATVAFEAPDGTFSSGVTDENGAFTLMFNTEKSGCLPGDKIVRIQVKTDAENPDEESEGEGSTANQPQIKIPEQYNKKSTLEATVDANHTTFEFDLKSKP; the protein is encoded by the coding sequence ATGAAATTATCCGTTTTTTCTCCCCGCTGCGTTTTATCCCTGTCTCTGTTGATTCTGTCTGCCGGCTGTGGTGGTTCGATTAATGCCGACTACAGTAAACTCGATCTGCTCGATGTCTCAGGGAATGTCACTCTCGATGGCCAGCCGTTATCCGGGGCAACCGTTGCTTTTGAAGCGCCCGATGGCACATTTTCCTCTGGTGTGACAGATGAAAATGGCGCCTTCACGCTGATGTTCAACACCGAAAAGTCCGGCTGTTTACCGGGGGATAAAATCGTCCGCATTCAGGTCAAAACGGATGCGGAAAATCCGGATGAAGAATCGGAAGGAGAAGGTAGCACAGCAAACCAGCCACAAATCAAAATTCCCGAACAGTACAATAAAAAGTCGACGCTCGAAGCCACGGTGGATGCGAATCACACCACATTTGAGTTTGATCTCAAAAGCAAACCGTAG